The Novipirellula artificiosorum genome includes a window with the following:
- a CDS encoding type III PLP-dependent enzyme, translating to MIDTELLRDPCARTATPVLSFDSARSLAVQHGTPLLVTSRSRLVRNYWEMKQAMPGVDLYYAAKANPAPVILEALAAEKAFVDVCSAGEMVAALAAGFTPDRMLHTHPCKTEDNFRQCYDAGLRWFVYDSESEAEKIASWSTDVNLTSEVNLLLRLAITAQSSKINLSAKFGAPVEDVASLLEAASRRRLNVRGFSFHVGSQCVSPEDYCIAIAKVREVWDLATRMGFVLSVLDIGGGFPAPYRDDVPSTDSFCGVIWRGLQEHFGRMNVRFLAEPGRGLCAESTTLVTKVIGKSKRWGMPWYFIDDGIYNSFSGIMFDHGDFPILFESSGDRPVAAGVIAGPTCDSGDVVCRDQEMPDLEVGELLMVPCMGAYAGASACPFNGLPVAKSVLIA from the coding sequence ATGATTGATACTGAACTTCTGCGCGACCCGTGCGCCCGCACCGCGACTCCCGTTTTGTCTTTCGATTCCGCTCGCAGTTTGGCGGTCCAGCATGGCACGCCGCTGCTGGTAACGTCCCGGAGTCGTTTGGTCAGGAACTATTGGGAGATGAAGCAGGCGATGCCCGGTGTGGATTTGTACTACGCCGCCAAGGCGAATCCCGCCCCCGTCATCCTGGAAGCATTGGCCGCAGAAAAGGCGTTTGTCGACGTCTGTTCGGCGGGCGAAATGGTCGCCGCGCTGGCGGCCGGATTCACGCCCGATCGGATGTTGCACACGCATCCGTGCAAAACCGAAGACAACTTTCGCCAGTGCTATGATGCCGGCCTTCGCTGGTTTGTTTACGACAGCGAGTCCGAGGCTGAAAAGATCGCGTCTTGGTCGACCGATGTGAACCTAACATCGGAAGTCAATTTACTGTTGCGTTTGGCAATTACCGCCCAGTCGAGCAAGATCAATCTTTCCGCCAAATTCGGTGCACCGGTGGAGGACGTTGCTTCCTTGTTGGAAGCGGCGAGTCGGCGGCGATTGAACGTGCGAGGTTTTTCGTTCCACGTTGGCAGTCAATGCGTCAGCCCTGAGGACTATTGCATCGCGATCGCCAAAGTCCGTGAAGTTTGGGATTTAGCGACGCGGATGGGATTTGTATTGAGCGTCTTGGATATCGGTGGTGGATTCCCTGCTCCGTACCGCGACGATGTTCCATCGACGGATTCATTTTGCGGCGTGATTTGGCGTGGCCTACAGGAACATTTCGGCCGAATGAATGTACGCTTCCTTGCCGAGCCCGGTCGCGGGTTGTGCGCTGAATCGACGACGTTGGTCACCAAGGTGATCGGAAAAAGCAAACGTTGGGGAATGCCTTGGTATTTCATCGACGACGGCATCTACAATTCCTTTTCGGGAATCATGTTTGATCACGGCGACTTTCCGATTCTGTTTGAATCGAGCGGTGATCGCCCCGTTGCTGCGGGTGTGATAGCAGGCCCGACTTGTGATTCGGGCGACGTGGTCTGCCGGGACCAAGAAATGCCCGATCTCGAAGTTGGCGAGTTGTTGATGGTGCCGTGCATGGGTGCCTATGCGGGTGCTAGCGCGTGTCCGTTCAACGGGCTGCCAGTCGCCAAGTCTGTCTTGATTGCGTA
- a CDS encoding glycosyltransferase, whose protein sequence is MHAHSSSGSICIVTHSLLGVLSAKGNESHAWQLSHTLADQGWTVHLLAASDDDSELQRTECRRRFAENGISLFTMDDFRSNPDVKLDADCLAPIDAVSVQIFEALKALNHEHAYDLIQFAERGGHGFRTVQARRMGSAFDQTKVIVRLQGSSQWARHANRQWPTGIDEAFSDFYERYLFEHADFQQASSQSLLDHARSVGWSVRAEATVLPINMATDSEHVLKAPHHVGSQRSDSTLCDLYAAMISSHDESSIASVSLKVAPPLVSIAVPYYNMAEFAPDTLASLAAQDYPNLDVMVINDGSPDARSNQVFEQFKQTYPDFRFLSHKNRGLGATRNRGIAEARGEYFIPVDSDNIAGPKMVSRFVQAIERNPELTAVACFYRAFQETPDIAAGKIQYVYRPCGGPFVVSGLRNVYGDANAIFRLDAIRDSGGYELDRDTSYEDWEFFVKLACQGHQLDVIPEYLFYYRHREDSLMRSTDHYLNQYRVMRQFFDVNNLCRAEQITLWSTLMGLHEARNNIAPPQAKAKKTTAKRVMDEFQRVARKLSKAGQAFSRSPSSDHKRAA, encoded by the coding sequence ATGCATGCTCACTCATCGTCCGGATCCATCTGTATCGTGACCCACTCGTTGCTTGGCGTCTTGTCCGCCAAAGGCAACGAGTCACACGCGTGGCAACTCTCTCATACACTTGCCGACCAGGGGTGGACCGTCCATCTGTTAGCCGCGTCCGACGACGATAGCGAACTTCAACGGACCGAATGTCGACGCCGATTCGCGGAAAACGGTATTTCGCTGTTCACGATGGACGACTTCCGAAGCAATCCTGACGTGAAACTCGATGCGGACTGCCTCGCTCCGATCGACGCCGTTAGCGTACAGATCTTTGAGGCTCTGAAAGCCCTCAACCACGAACACGCCTACGATCTGATTCAGTTTGCCGAACGAGGTGGCCACGGATTCCGAACCGTACAAGCCCGAAGAATGGGATCTGCATTTGATCAGACAAAGGTCATTGTCCGACTGCAAGGTTCGAGTCAGTGGGCCCGCCATGCGAACCGCCAATGGCCGACGGGCATTGATGAGGCGTTCAGTGACTTCTACGAGCGTTACCTCTTCGAACACGCCGACTTCCAACAAGCATCGTCCCAATCTCTTCTTGACCATGCTCGAAGTGTTGGATGGAGTGTTCGCGCAGAGGCGACCGTCCTACCCATCAACATGGCAACTGACTCAGAGCACGTCCTCAAAGCGCCCCATCACGTTGGATCCCAGCGGAGCGACTCAACCCTTTGTGATCTTTACGCAGCGATGATCTCGTCGCACGACGAAAGCTCAATCGCGAGTGTCTCGCTGAAAGTCGCACCGCCCTTGGTCAGTATCGCAGTGCCTTACTACAACATGGCCGAATTCGCTCCCGACACGCTCGCGTCGCTCGCCGCGCAAGACTATCCCAACTTGGATGTGATGGTCATCAATGATGGTTCACCCGACGCAAGGTCCAATCAGGTGTTCGAACAGTTCAAACAGACCTATCCGGATTTCCGATTCCTATCACATAAGAACCGCGGCCTCGGCGCGACACGAAATCGCGGGATCGCGGAAGCACGCGGCGAGTATTTCATCCCCGTGGATTCGGACAACATTGCCGGTCCCAAGATGGTCTCGCGTTTTGTTCAGGCGATCGAGCGCAACCCGGAACTCACGGCGGTCGCGTGCTTCTATCGTGCTTTCCAAGAAACCCCGGATATCGCTGCGGGGAAGATCCAATACGTCTATCGACCCTGTGGCGGTCCGTTTGTGGTTTCCGGTTTGCGAAACGTCTACGGCGATGCGAACGCCATCTTCCGTCTCGATGCGATACGCGATTCAGGCGGGTACGAACTCGATCGCGACACCAGCTATGAAGATTGGGAATTCTTCGTCAAGCTTGCTTGCCAAGGTCATCAACTCGACGTCATCCCCGAGTATTTGTTCTACTATCGTCATCGCGAGGATAGCTTGATGCGAAGTACCGATCACTACCTTAATCAATACCGTGTCATGCGTCAGTTCTTTGATGTAAACAATCTGTGCCGGGCCGAGCAGATCACATTGTGGTCAACGTTGATGGGGCTCCACGAAGCTCGAAACAACATCGCCCCGCCGCAAGCAAAAGCAAAGAAGACCACGGCAAAGCGAGTCATGGATGAATTTCAGCGAGTGGCACGAAAGCTGTCCAAAGCAGGACAAGCGTTTTCACGCTCCCCATCCAGCGATCACAAACGTGCAGCCTAA
- a CDS encoding glycosyltransferase family 8 protein, whose product MNQTENKAASMDPIIVVSGSDEAYAMPLAVTLRSAIESLAEPRSMQLYIFDGGMTDESKRRIADSCNNPRVAIQFIEVSMSTLSHLPVDGHISSSAYLRLLIPQILPTSIDRAIYLDSDLIVCRDLGELWDLPLNRHLVLAAQDSAAPYIDAAIAMKSYTHFKRFLASPLPIANYKSLSLDPCSKYFNTGVLLIDVDRWRRERIDAQLFECLEKHREHVLWWDQYALNVVLYGRWGELNPQWNQGAQVHLFPSHHDSPFDRETYTRLMTDPWVIHFTSPSKPWHYYCRHPAKRLFQRHLAKTAWAHFEAEKPNALLRTWWKHHTKAVKIEFRRRKNMARHLFDSDRRAA is encoded by the coding sequence ATGAATCAAACAGAGAACAAGGCCGCATCGATGGATCCGATCATTGTGGTGAGTGGATCCGATGAAGCCTATGCGATGCCGTTGGCCGTAACGCTTCGATCGGCGATCGAATCGCTCGCCGAACCTCGTTCGATGCAGCTGTACATTTTCGACGGTGGAATGACCGACGAGTCCAAACGGAGGATTGCGGATTCGTGCAACAACCCTCGTGTAGCGATTCAGTTCATCGAAGTCTCGATGTCCACGTTGAGTCATTTGCCCGTTGACGGGCACATCAGCTCGTCAGCTTACCTTCGCTTGTTGATTCCGCAGATTCTTCCAACGTCGATTGATCGAGCGATTTACTTAGACTCTGATTTGATTGTTTGTCGTGACTTGGGTGAACTCTGGGACTTGCCGCTAAATCGCCATTTGGTGTTGGCGGCACAGGATTCTGCTGCACCTTACATCGATGCGGCGATCGCAATGAAGTCCTACACTCACTTCAAACGCTTTCTTGCTTCGCCGCTCCCGATCGCCAACTACAAAAGTCTGTCACTGGATCCCTGTTCAAAGTACTTCAATACGGGTGTCTTGCTGATTGACGTTGACCGGTGGCGACGCGAACGGATTGATGCTCAGTTGTTTGAATGTTTGGAAAAACACCGCGAGCATGTCTTATGGTGGGACCAGTACGCATTGAACGTTGTGCTCTACGGGCGTTGGGGCGAATTGAACCCGCAATGGAACCAAGGCGCTCAGGTTCACCTATTTCCATCGCATCATGATAGCCCTTTCGATCGCGAAACGTACACGAGATTGATGACGGATCCATGGGTGATTCATTTCACGTCGCCGTCGAAGCCTTGGCACTACTATTGCCGGCACCCCGCGAAGCGTTTGTTTCAGCGGCATTTGGCCAAGACCGCTTGGGCCCATTTCGAAGCGGAGAAGCCGAACGCGCTTCTACGGACTTGGTGGAAGCACCATACGAAGGCCGTAAAGATCGAGTTTCGTCGACGAAAGAATATGGCTCGCCACTTGTTTGACTCAGACCGTCGGGCGGCGTGA
- a CDS encoding glycosyltransferase family 8 protein: MDNAETIVVVCGCDENYAMPLAVTLRSAVDHLAMDRALQVYIFDGGIRCESKQRIEESCCEDRVSIEFVTIDMSILKDVPVSEHVNAASYLRLLIPDVLPRSIGRVIYLDSDLLVCKDLSELWEMPLGENAILAAQDSAAPYLDSSIATSNFSLCARYLAAPRPIANYESLEMSPYAKYFNAGVLVIDVDHWRRERLDEELFACLDQHRAHVLWWDQYALNVVMYGRWGELDMRWNQTAHLFAYPAHGESPFRKRSMALLRKDPWIIHFTSSLKPWNYFCRHPETKRFHHYLSRTSWAGYTAERPDDYLQQIWKYHSDAARNGIRRRKRMIRRFLGTEHRRAG; encoded by the coding sequence TTGGACAATGCCGAAACGATTGTTGTGGTCTGTGGTTGTGACGAGAACTATGCAATGCCGTTGGCGGTAACGCTTCGTTCCGCAGTCGATCATTTAGCGATGGATCGGGCTCTTCAGGTCTATATCTTCGATGGCGGAATCCGTTGCGAATCGAAACAACGGATCGAAGAATCGTGTTGTGAGGATCGAGTTTCGATTGAGTTTGTCACCATTGACATGTCAATTTTGAAGGACGTCCCGGTCAGTGAACATGTCAATGCTGCGTCGTACCTTCGGCTATTGATTCCCGATGTGTTGCCTCGTTCGATCGGTCGAGTGATCTATTTGGACTCGGACCTGTTGGTCTGCAAAGACTTGTCCGAGCTTTGGGAAATGCCACTCGGTGAAAATGCAATCCTTGCGGCTCAAGATAGCGCGGCGCCGTATCTCGACAGTTCGATCGCGACGTCCAACTTTTCTCTTTGCGCCCGCTATCTCGCCGCGCCGCGTCCGATTGCAAACTACGAGAGCCTCGAAATGTCGCCCTATGCCAAATACTTCAACGCGGGCGTATTGGTCATTGATGTGGACCATTGGCGTCGAGAGCGTCTTGACGAGGAATTGTTTGCCTGTCTCGATCAGCATCGTGCCCATGTGTTGTGGTGGGATCAATATGCACTGAATGTTGTGATGTATGGTCGCTGGGGTGAACTGGACATGCGATGGAATCAAACCGCCCATCTGTTCGCTTATCCCGCTCATGGCGAGAGTCCTTTTCGAAAGAGATCCATGGCGCTCTTGCGCAAAGACCCTTGGATTATTCACTTCACGTCCTCGCTGAAGCCATGGAACTATTTCTGTCGACATCCTGAGACGAAGCGTTTTCATCATTACCTGAGCAGGACTTCGTGGGCCGGATACACTGCGGAACGTCCTGACGACTACCTGCAACAGATCTGGAAGTATCATTCGGATGCGGCAAGGAACGGAATTCGAAGAAGAAAACGGATGATTCGGCGATTTCTTGGGACAGAACACCGTCGCGCCGGGTGA
- a CDS encoding glycosyltransferase family 2 protein gives MNDPIAYLQPPRPGLVSVVIPAYNRDHLIASTLETVRRQTYMNWELFVVEDASSGETERIVKAFGASVPNAVTYLRNTSNVGAAETRNVAFRLVRGQYVATLDSDDRWLPRHLETMLDVLDRTGRDIASANVTMVEDGTDRELGVWGPSTEEVANFPASMFCRGFLTPSATVMRREVLERVGPWSSDHEYCEDYEFYLRCASLGVSFAHVKEPTCLYRKCHSDASTAKLALVVEAVAYTIRQYIGSPALDPVTCRNYAFTVFLQASRIHRRSNPDQDVSADRFRGGQLLLEAWRLSPLRFWILLKGMSVLLDSSVKNVLRPKSDRKKYRTKIERLPNVMDGLSQRMKNAA, from the coding sequence ATGAATGATCCGATTGCTTATCTACAACCACCGCGTCCGGGTTTGGTTTCCGTGGTCATCCCAGCCTACAATCGGGACCACTTGATTGCGTCGACGCTGGAAACTGTTCGCCGGCAAACGTACATGAATTGGGAGCTGTTTGTCGTCGAGGATGCCTCGTCGGGTGAGACCGAGCGGATTGTGAAGGCGTTTGGCGCTTCCGTACCGAACGCAGTGACCTATCTTCGGAATACGTCAAATGTAGGCGCTGCGGAGACTCGCAACGTTGCTTTTCGTTTGGTCCGAGGTCAGTACGTTGCAACTCTGGATTCCGACGATCGTTGGTTGCCGCGACATCTGGAGACGATGTTGGACGTCTTGGATCGCACGGGGCGCGACATCGCATCGGCAAATGTCACCATGGTTGAAGACGGAACGGATCGAGAACTTGGGGTGTGGGGACCGAGCACGGAGGAAGTTGCCAACTTTCCCGCCAGCATGTTTTGTCGAGGCTTTCTTACGCCGTCCGCCACGGTGATGCGTCGCGAGGTGTTGGAACGAGTCGGGCCCTGGAGCAGTGATCACGAGTACTGCGAGGACTACGAATTCTATTTGCGTTGCGCTTCGTTGGGAGTCTCGTTCGCCCATGTCAAGGAACCGACTTGTTTGTATCGAAAGTGCCACAGCGATGCGAGTACAGCGAAGTTGGCGTTGGTGGTCGAAGCGGTCGCCTACACGATTCGCCAATACATTGGTTCGCCGGCCCTTGACCCCGTGACGTGTCGTAACTACGCCTTCACCGTTTTCCTGCAAGCGTCGCGGATTCATCGTCGTTCGAACCCGGACCAGGATGTTTCGGCCGATCGATTTCGGGGTGGCCAATTGCTCCTCGAAGCATGGCGACTGAGTCCACTGCGATTTTGGATCTTACTGAAGGGGATGAGTGTCTTGTTGGACTCGTCGGTGAAAAACGTGCTTCGACCGAAGTCCGATCGAAAAAAATATCGTACGAAGATCGAGAGGCTTCCTAACGTGATGGATGGATTAAGTCAGCGGATGAAGAACGCTGCGTAG
- a CDS encoding glycosyltransferase family A protein, which yields MSIPNPGAIDRDARPTGAFSANLGSVGPPVIRRPRTSCLVNSYNYAPYVCEAVETAIEQELPFDEIIVVDDGSTDGSLQRLRGRFSSVDNVTIVSKPNGGQLSCFHEGKRLASGDLVFFLDADDRYDSRYNLHATDLYQRRSDVDFLSISFREIGLVRRRPLPAKPTRDYGISTLAAIFQRSWIGNPTSCLSMRSSLLSRVLPYPDEAAWRIRADDVLVIGSSIVGAHKFHLDQPLVDYRLHANNGFANQKQSPKSKMQQALQLNRLIRWYVEQMGYDISLLGYLLPREFRTLERPSLAEWMRYTKMGSTTNLPWSQRIGFALLMMDHYLRQRRRSKDDAKRVAADAEATVSADFNPRLPIPSDSGQKAA from the coding sequence ATGAGCATCCCAAATCCTGGCGCAATCGATCGCGATGCCCGCCCGACGGGCGCGTTTTCTGCGAACCTCGGTTCCGTTGGACCCCCGGTCATACGGCGGCCACGAACGAGTTGCTTGGTCAATAGCTACAACTATGCCCCGTATGTTTGTGAAGCCGTCGAAACAGCGATCGAACAGGAGTTGCCGTTTGATGAGATCATTGTGGTTGACGACGGGTCCACCGACGGTTCGCTGCAACGTCTGCGCGGTCGATTTTCCTCCGTGGACAATGTGACGATCGTCTCGAAACCCAACGGTGGACAGCTCTCCTGCTTCCATGAAGGGAAACGGTTGGCCTCGGGTGATCTCGTGTTCTTCTTGGATGCCGACGATCGCTACGATTCTCGATACAACCTACATGCAACCGATCTCTATCAACGGCGCAGCGACGTCGATTTCCTCAGTATCAGTTTCCGTGAAATCGGACTGGTTCGCCGCCGACCACTACCCGCCAAACCCACCCGCGATTATGGTATCAGCACGCTCGCTGCAATCTTCCAACGAAGCTGGATCGGTAACCCAACTTCTTGCCTCTCCATGCGGTCGAGTTTACTCAGTCGTGTCTTGCCTTATCCGGATGAGGCCGCATGGCGCATCCGTGCCGACGATGTACTCGTGATTGGCTCCTCGATCGTTGGAGCTCACAAGTTCCACTTGGATCAACCCTTGGTCGATTATCGGCTGCATGCCAACAATGGATTTGCAAATCAAAAGCAAAGTCCAAAAAGCAAGATGCAACAGGCTTTGCAGTTGAATCGCCTGATTCGGTGGTATGTCGAACAAATGGGCTACGACATCTCGCTGCTTGGCTATCTCTTACCCCGTGAGTTTCGCACCCTGGAACGTCCCTCGCTCGCCGAATGGATGCGCTACACCAAGATGGGCTCAACAACGAATCTGCCCTGGTCGCAAAGGATCGGTTTTGCGTTGCTGATGATGGACCACTATCTGCGCCAGCGTAGGCGAAGCAAAGACGATGCAAAACGTGTTGCAGCGGATGCGGAGGCAACGGTTTCCGCTGACTTCAATCCCCGCCTGCCGATACCAAGCGACTCAGGCCAGAAGGCAGCTTGA
- a CDS encoding Nif3-like dinuclear metal center hexameric protein codes for MTATNDRDDTLVVSVDQLCQHLSAIAPLRLAESWDNVGLLVGDRNRHAGRVMTCLTLTPAVVDEAVTEKVDLIIAHHPMPFKPLARITSDSITGGMLLQLIQAGVAVYSAHTAFDSAANGINQDWAERLELHEIRPLIDPTADLASAPTATFEVKDGAAGRYGLWDPPSSFGELTRRAADVCSADNVRRIGSPDKAITRVAIACGSGGSFLSAAKRKGCDAMVTGEATFHTCLEAESLGIGLILVGHYQSERFAMDRLAKTLSREFPALVVWASDQESDPIECLNGLRANGDENR; via the coding sequence ATGACAGCAACTAACGATCGTGACGACACGCTAGTCGTATCGGTGGATCAGCTTTGCCAGCACCTTTCGGCGATTGCTCCGCTTCGATTGGCGGAGTCGTGGGACAACGTTGGGTTGTTGGTGGGCGACCGAAATCGTCACGCTGGGCGAGTCATGACGTGCCTGACCTTGACTCCAGCGGTCGTGGACGAAGCGGTGACGGAGAAGGTTGACTTGATCATCGCTCACCACCCGATGCCCTTCAAGCCTCTCGCTCGGATCACGTCGGATTCGATTACAGGTGGGATGCTGTTGCAACTGATTCAGGCCGGGGTAGCCGTTTACAGCGCTCACACGGCGTTTGATTCCGCGGCCAACGGCATCAACCAAGATTGGGCCGAGCGTTTGGAACTTCACGAGATTCGGCCTCTCATCGATCCCACAGCAGATTTAGCTTCCGCCCCGACGGCGACCTTCGAAGTAAAGGATGGTGCCGCGGGACGGTACGGGCTTTGGGATCCACCATCGTCGTTTGGCGAATTGACTCGACGCGCGGCCGACGTTTGTTCGGCGGACAACGTGCGACGAATCGGTTCCCCCGACAAAGCAATCACTCGCGTTGCAATCGCTTGTGGAAGCGGCGGCAGTTTCTTGTCGGCGGCGAAGCGGAAAGGATGTGACGCCATGGTGACCGGTGAGGCTACGTTTCATACCTGCTTGGAAGCAGAATCGCTCGGAATCGGGCTGATTCTTGTGGGGCATTATCAAAGTGAACGGTTTGCAATGGACCGGCTGGCCAAGACCCTATCGCGTGAGTTTCCTGCTTTGGTGGTTTGGGCCAGTGATCAGGAAAGCGATCCGATTGAGTGCTTGAATGGGCTGCGAGCCAACGGCGATGAAAACCGCTGA
- the infC gene encoding translation initiation factor IF-3 produces the protein MDSYLLCRIALWPETFLLVALARKTNQQESRDTVRINSQIRISPIRVVSEEGEQLGIIPTEQALDRARDAGLDLVEVAPNERPPVCRIMDYGKFKYEKNKKQQSSHTKTKTKEIRLRPKTGDEDVRTKIRQAEKFLEHKDKVQVSVLFRGREMAHIEEGRKVMEMVVELLSEVGKVETAPQQHGRRMICMIAPK, from the coding sequence ATGGATTCCTACCTTTTGTGCCGGATAGCCCTCTGGCCGGAGACGTTTTTATTAGTGGCATTGGCACGCAAAACCAACCAGCAAGAATCTCGTGATACCGTCCGTATTAACAGCCAAATCCGAATCAGCCCGATTCGTGTCGTCAGTGAAGAAGGGGAGCAGTTGGGGATCATTCCCACCGAGCAGGCCCTCGACCGTGCACGTGACGCCGGTTTAGATCTGGTTGAGGTCGCTCCGAATGAGCGACCACCGGTTTGCCGAATCATGGATTACGGCAAGTTCAAGTACGAAAAGAACAAGAAACAGCAGAGTAGTCACACCAAGACGAAGACCAAAGAAATTCGCTTACGGCCGAAGACGGGCGACGAAGACGTTCGCACCAAGATTCGCCAGGCGGAAAAGTTCTTAGAGCACAAAGACAAAGTTCAGGTCAGTGTGCTGTTTCGAGGTCGCGAGATGGCTCACATCGAGGAAGGCCGTAAGGTCATGGAGATGGTTGTTGAGTTGTTGAGCGAGGTGGGTAAGGTCGAAACGGCACCGCAACAACATGGCCGGCGAATGATTTGTATGATCGCGCCAAAGTAG
- a CDS encoding P-loop NTPase family protein — MLSDLVLIPLCVSEQDLLQTVGVINLVRRQQRRSKEGKPDAAIVLTRTLKNDIAVRGVRDNLGRYGIPVAKTEIREMIAVKRNTSVMREPAFFKNNGAANDVLKLAQEIILPKLPNLDGVANE, encoded by the coding sequence TTGCTTTCTGACTTGGTGCTGATTCCGCTTTGTGTTTCAGAACAAGACTTGCTTCAAACGGTAGGTGTCATCAACCTTGTACGACGCCAACAAAGGAGAAGCAAAGAGGGCAAGCCTGATGCAGCCATTGTGCTTACGAGAACGCTTAAGAACGATATTGCAGTCCGTGGGGTGAGGGACAATCTGGGACGCTACGGAATCCCTGTTGCAAAGACAGAGATCCGTGAAATGATAGCCGTAAAAAGAAACACGTCCGTGATGCGCGAGCCAGCTTTCTTCAAAAACAACGGTGCTGCCAACGATGTTCTAAAGCTCGCTCAAGAAATCATCCTACCAAAGTTGCCAAATCTTGATGGAGTAGCAAATGAGTAA
- a CDS encoding type II toxin-antitoxin system VapC family toxin produces the protein MKVLLDTNLLLRSIETASKQHAAAKDAIKKLAEDNQQLVIVPQVIYEFWSVATRPQEYNGLGLSPKVAKQRVDTFERMFDLLPDSANLYAMWLDLVESQSVIGKNVHDARLVAAMYDHGVSHLLTFNAKDFRRYDGIGLIEPNEE, from the coding sequence ATGAAGGTTCTGCTTGATACCAATTTGCTTTTGCGGTCAATCGAAACCGCATCAAAACAGCACGCGGCAGCCAAGGACGCGATTAAGAAATTAGCCGAAGATAATCAGCAGCTAGTGATTGTTCCGCAAGTTATCTACGAATTCTGGTCAGTCGCCACTCGCCCACAAGAATACAACGGACTTGGATTGTCACCAAAAGTTGCCAAGCAGCGTGTAGACACGTTTGAGCGAATGTTTGATCTGCTTCCCGACAGTGCCAACTTGTACGCCATGTGGCTTGACCTAGTTGAATCTCAATCGGTGATTGGCAAAAACGTCCACGATGCTCGTCTCGTTGCGGCAATGTACGACCATGGCGTGAGCCACTTGTTGACGTTTAACGCCAAAGACTTCCGCCGCTACGACGGTATTGGCCTGATTGAGCCAAACGAGGAGTAG
- a CDS encoding glycoside hydrolase family 43 protein — protein sequence MKKNIAVTLLGLFIVAGTAHAQISYVNPVGNTPIHMGDPFAFWHDGKYYLIGTTAPGEGFHCYESKDLMHWRLKGWALRKTEDCWATDAFWAPEVKFYRGKFYMTYSGRVRDSNPGKLLMGLAVSDKPEGPYRDLHAPWFDPGYSTIDGHIFVDTDETPWLFFSRNGSKDGYSFGLNYGVQLAKDLSKPAGEPVKLIEASQPWERVKWKENRCNEGAFVLKRNGKYYMTYSANHTGYDHYGVGYATADHPLGPWIKAPENPILSSNKQRGVSSPGHSCLVRSPDAKEMFMVYHSHADPNVPKPSMDRVVNIDRVEFTTDGKMRVIGPTRSPQRMPSGAAR from the coding sequence GAATATCGCTGTGACCCTGCTTGGCCTGTTCATTGTGGCCGGAACCGCACACGCTCAAATCAGCTACGTCAATCCCGTTGGCAACACTCCGATTCACATGGGAGACCCATTCGCCTTCTGGCACGACGGGAAATACTACCTCATTGGCACCACAGCGCCAGGCGAAGGTTTTCATTGCTACGAGTCTAAAGATCTGATGCATTGGCGGCTCAAGGGCTGGGCACTGCGCAAGACGGAAGACTGCTGGGCTACCGACGCTTTCTGGGCACCGGAAGTGAAGTTTTATCGTGGCAAGTTCTACATGACCTACAGTGGAAGAGTACGCGACTCGAATCCTGGCAAGTTATTGATGGGACTCGCGGTAAGCGACAAGCCAGAGGGACCTTATCGCGACTTGCACGCGCCCTGGTTCGACCCGGGTTATTCGACGATCGACGGCCATATTTTTGTCGATACCGATGAAACACCTTGGCTGTTTTTCAGCCGCAACGGCTCCAAAGACGGCTATTCATTCGGACTCAACTATGGCGTGCAACTCGCCAAGGACTTGTCGAAACCTGCCGGCGAACCCGTCAAGCTGATCGAGGCCAGCCAACCGTGGGAAAGGGTGAAGTGGAAGGAGAATCGATGCAATGAAGGCGCCTTCGTGCTGAAACGCAATGGCAAGTACTACATGACCTATTCCGCTAATCACACGGGCTACGACCATTACGGAGTTGGCTATGCAACGGCTGATCATCCCCTCGGCCCGTGGATCAAGGCGCCGGAGAATCCAATCCTCTCGTCCAATAAGCAGCGCGGGGTCTCATCGCCGGGGCATAGTTGCCTGGTCCGTTCGCCGGATGCGAAGGAGATGTTCATGGTTTACCACTCCCATGCTGATCCCAATGTGCCGAAACCGTCGATGGATCGCGTGGTCAACATCGACCGGGTCGAATTTACGACTGATGGTAAGATGCGAGTGATCGGCCCAACTCGCTCACCTCAACGAATGCCTTCGGGGGCCGCTCGATAA